The window CAAAGACAGAACGTAAAAACTGAATACAAGACGATAGATGAAAACAGTTAGCACACGCTGTCAGTGACGAATTTTACCCCTTGACAAAGGGTGGCCTCATAAGTGTTGGCGGAACTATTTCCTTCTTGGTGTAATCAGGGTTTGAACACTCAGTTTCACCAGAAGAGCTGATATTTCCGCTTTGTCCTATTCCTTCCGTTTTTTTTCGGCGGTGGCTTTTTTTTCTATGGGCTCGTTTTCCGAATACTCTCTGTTCTCAAGCCCTCGCCGTTTCCTGCTCGTCAACAGTGCTTACTCGTTCGACTTCAGCTTCTTCGCCAACCAGGCAAGGCCACCTCCCACAACCACCAACGAAATACCCGCGCTCCCACTGAGAATGAGCTGAATCTGCTGGTACGCACCGGTTCCACTAAGCGTGTGTGACGATGTGATCATAGCGAAGCCCCATATGCAAGAGTTGACTATGATAATCACTGGAATGATCACTGCCGGTTTATTCATGTGATTTCTACCTTCCTGTTGGTGGAATTATTTCCTCTATCCTGGTCCGGTTTCCTGTTCCTATTTTCAGCGACGGCTTTTTGTTCTATGGGCCCGTTCTCCGATTGCTCTCTGTTCTCAAGGCGTCGCTGTTTTCTGCTCGTCAACAATGATTGAACAGCTGCTGTTCAATTCTCCTTCTGGTTTAACAGTTTGAGAATACAGTACAGAATACTGGGAGTCAAGACGAATATATTGACATAATGCAGTAAACAAATGCATACTAACACTGCGAAAAACGTTGTTTAACAGTTGCTGTTGAAGTAAGGAGCGAAATTATAAGCAAGGTCGACTGGAAGAGTTTGAGCAGTCCATGGTTGTTTGATTGTCCTTGCAGAATATCAGGAAGGGCAATCATCCATAACATCACAGCTTGATTTTATAGCAGTTATCAGTTATCAGAGTTGTTCAGAATTCTTTTCTATTTCGCGTATGTGGTGCTCAATCGGGATACAAATGCTTATGTTATTATTCAATCTAGACTCTCAATACTGAACGGGGATTTGAATGAGAAATTATCTGACGAACAGAATCCGGAGTCTTTTCGGGAGGAAAACGCCAGATAGAAAAGAGAAGAAAATCAGACTGGGGCTTGCTCTGGGTGGAGGAGGAGCAAGGGGGCTTGCGCATATACCAATTCTGGAGCTTCTTGATGAAATGAAAATCAGGCCATGCTGCATTGCCGGTACGAGCATAGGTGCTGTAATGGGAGCTCTGTATGCATCTGGTCTGAGTGGTTCAGATATTCGTAGCCTAGTACGGGATACAATTATCAGAAAGGATGATTCCGCGGTAGAAATACTCAAGGATATCAAGAGGTTTGTTAAATTCCTGGACGTTGACTTCCTTGGACCGGGGATTTTCAAAGGTGACTCAATTATGAAGTATTTCTACGATGCCATTAAGATAGACAATTTCGATAACCTTGAGATACCACTGAAGGTTGTCACCACAGATTTCTGGGCATCTAGCCAGGTGGTCATTTCCTCCGGGAAACTTCTGCAGGGGGTCAAGGCAAGTATGGGACTGCCCGGACTTTTTACCCCTGTGAAATATG is drawn from Candidatus Aegiribacteria sp. and contains these coding sequences:
- a CDS encoding patatin-like phospholipase family protein, whose translation is MRNYLTNRIRSLFGRKTPDRKEKKIRLGLALGGGGARGLAHIPILELLDEMKIRPCCIAGTSIGAVMGALYASGLSGSDIRSLVRDTIIRKDDSAVEILKDIKRFVKFLDVDFLGPGIFKGDSIMKYFYDAIKIDNFDNLEIPLKVVTTDFWASSQVVISSGKLLQGVKASMGLPGLFTPVKYGDQILIDGGGVNPIPWDVLDDCDVVVAVDVLGYAESVSGNHPNAVKAVLNMFDIMQKSIVEARKKSERPDIYIKPEIRNIGILEFNRAEEIYACAETACSELRMKLMEFYPEMGSG